A genomic region of Alnus glutinosa chromosome 11, dhAlnGlut1.1, whole genome shotgun sequence contains the following coding sequences:
- the LOC133882767 gene encoding uncharacterized protein LOC133882767, producing the protein MRRAQQEAWNDIGRKHRSWKSRFKTQLRIGDGDTPESIRARMPEKFFEEYDAEDVEFLLRDWCREHKIATSERMKRLRERNDLPHCAGSKSYARFNHEETCTSSTPPTRAASFVKTHTRKDGTFLNDRTRVLCERMTQSLASDPAATQSVSADTVRWAPNDAYEQAIGRPEYAGRVRQVGPNVTPVPGTCFSYRPRSQGGPSQGTSRDWAEQSRKMEEMQAELHAERARNDRLEQRVQQFDGIEQRLREMEVFMSSMGVPAPCVGNQSSPAHVGSTSSVGSASAGNSTTVGTLSPVGRQLSQHSTVATPSPATPFIAQQSPVGENTPGTVPRDSQRRLSDL; encoded by the exons atgcgcagggcacaacaggaggcgtggaatgatattggacgtaagcaccgctcgtggaagtcgaggttcaaaacccaactacgaattggagacggtgacacgcccgagagtatccgtgcgagaatgccggagaaattttttgaggagtatgatgcagaagatgtagaattcctgctgagagattggtgcagagagcataaaatc gcaacctctgaacggatgaagaggttgcgggagcggaatgacctaccccattgtgcgggatctaaaagttatgccagatttaatcacgaggag ACATGTACATCtagcacgccccccactcgcgccgcgtcgttcgtgaagacccacacaaggaaggacggcactttccTGAACGATCGTACACGGgtcttatgc gagaggatgacgcagagtttagccagtgatccagccgccacgcaaagcgtctccgcagacacggtgcgttgggcaccgaacgacgcttacgaacaggcgattgggaggcctgagtatgcagggagggttcggcaggttgggccgaacgtcacacctgttccagggacatgtttttcatataggcctcggtcacaggggggaccatctcaggggacgtctcgggattgggccgaacagtctcggaagatggaagagatgcaagcggagctacatgctgagcgagcgaggaatgaccggttggagcaacgcgtgcaacagttcgacggcatagagcagcgcttgcgagagatggaggtcttcatgtcctccatgggagtacctgcaccatgtgttggtaatcagtcttctcctgcacacgtaggtagtacgtcgtccgttggtagtgcatctgcag gtaattcgacaacggttggtacgttgtcgcctgttggacgacagctgagccagcactccactgtcgctacaccttcgcccgctacaccattcattgcgcagcaatcgccggtgggcgagaacacgcctgggacggtacctcgtgattcgcagagacgcctttcagatttgtag